The Pan paniscus chromosome 1, NHGRI_mPanPan1-v2.0_pri, whole genome shotgun sequence genome has a segment encoding these proteins:
- the LOC134729881 gene encoding uncharacterized protein LOC134729881, whose protein sequence is MAVSAFRSFLLLCEEGACFFFAFCHDCHVNRTPGTVQGPPVWPHAVTLSKGVTTEVHGKAERCDVLEDAGGKHAQRTGAITRLRAAAENLAWATIVSSVEGGICPGRLCLWQRLMALAYNKGHVHLAAWWRPWNTILQFWVP, encoded by the exons atggcggTTTCGGCTTTTCGGTCTTTCCTGCtgctttgtgaagaaggtgcttgtttcttctttgccttctgccacgatt GCCATGTGAATCGCACCCCTGGAACTGTGCAGGGCCCACCTGTGTGGCCACACGCAGTGACCCTGAGCAAAGGAGTGACCACAGAAGTGCATGGCAAAGCAGAAAGGTGTGACGTCTTGGAGGACGCGGGAGGAAAGCACGCCCAGCGGACAGGAGCCATCACGCGGCTGCGGGCTGCTGCTGAGAATCTGGCGTGGGCCACCATCGTCAGCAGCGTGGAG GGAGGCATTTGCCCAGGAAGGCTGTGCCTGTGGCAGAGACTCATGGCTCTGGCCTATAATAAGGGCCATGTACATCTTGCAGCCTGGTGGAGGCCGTGGAACACCATCCTGCAGTTCTGGGTCCCCTGA